The genomic DNA GTAGCAGTTATTGTTGAAGATATGAAATCCGATACAAAAATTTCTTTTATAAAAAGAATGAAATGTGTAAGTAAGGGATTTTTAAGTAGTTCATACTATTTATATGATTTTAAAAACAATGACTACAAGGACTATATTTCAGAATATCAGCGTAAAAAAACAAGATTTATAAATGAAAGAGATGCCTATGTATTAAATAATAAAGTTATATTCGATAATATTGTAAAAGAATATATAAAAACTCCCACTATATATTCACTTATATTAAAAGGGAAGGTATATCCTCATATTAAGGAGCCAATGATAAGTAATAGTGAGTCTTTAATTGATCAAATAAAGAAAGAGGGAAAAATAGTTATAAAACCCTATATAGATGCAGATAGTGGAAGAGGTATTTATATTTGTGAATATAAAGAAGGAAAGATTTTATTTAATGGTATTGCAGTTGAAAAAGAAGATATTGACTTTATGATAGAGGAATTAGACAAATACATAGTTACAGAATATATAGAACAACATAAATATTCCGAAGGAATATACCCAAATTCAGTAAATACTATTAGAATACTGACTATGGAAGACCCCCATACTCAGGAAGTATTTATTCCTATTGCCGTACATAGATTAGGAACAGAAAAAACAGGAAATGTAGACAATTGGGGAAAAGGTGGTTTAAGTGCAAAAGTGGATTTAGACTCAGGCATATTAAGTAAAGCTACAAGTAAACCTGTAAACAATAAGAAAATTTGGTATAGTACCCATCCTGATACTGGAGCTCAGATTGAAGGAGTTAAAATTCCGAATTGGGATTCAATAAAAGATAAAGTATTATTTTTGGCCCACCAGATGCCTTATATAAAGTACGTAGGTTGGGATGTATTATTAACTAAGGATGGGGAAGTTGCAATTATGGAGGCTAATAATTGTAGTGGTGTAAATGTATTACAAAGCCATAGACCATTATTGAAAGATGAAAGGGCTAAAAGTTTTTATAAATATTATAATATAATATAATCTTGATGTTTATATTGGAGGAATTTTTCATGAACTTAAGAAGAAAGATTTTTAAGGATACACCTTTATACAAATTAGAAAGTTTTACTAAAAACAATATATATATAAAAAGAGATGACATGACAGATCCTGTATGCGGTGGAAATAAAGCTAGAAAATTAGAATATTTTATGGAAGAGATTTTAGAAAAAGGTTGTGACCATATAGTAACTTATGGTTCCAAAGAGTCCAATCATTGTCGAATAACAGCAGCCTTTGCTGCTCAGCACAACATACCTTGTACTTTAATACTAGCTAAGCCTAAAATTAATCATCAGATTAATTTTAATGGGAACTTTTTTTTATACCATTTATTAGATTCAGAAATTATATGGACTGAAGTGGATAAGGTAAGTACTACTATAGATAGAATCATGGAAGATCTAAAGAACAAAGGCTACAACCCCTACTTCATACCCGGTGGTGGCCATGGTAATATTGGAACTTATGCCTATATAAAAGCTTATGAAGAAATAGAAAGACAAAAGAAACAATTAAATATAAATTTTGATTATATATTCTTAGCATCAGGAACAGGAACTACTCAGGCAGGCTTAATAGTAGGACAAAAATTTAATGAAAACAGTGAAAAAATAATAGGCATTAGTGTAGCTAGGAATGAAGAAAGAGGAAAAGAAGTTATATATGATAGTATTATTCAGTATTTAAAAGACAATAATATGTCTGTAGATATTGAAAAGAATGATATAAACTTTTTAGATAATTACATAGGCAAAGGTTATGGCGACATATATAATGACATTCTAGAAACAATTAAAACTATAGTAAAAAACGAAGGGATTTTATTAGATCCAATATATACAGGTAAAGGTTTTTATGGGATGCTAGATTATATAGAAAGCGAAAATATTAATAATAAAAATATATTATTTATACACACGGGAGGACTACCGTTAGTCTTTAACTATGCATATAAATTTAATGAAAACCAATAGATTGCGAGGTAATAAAATGAATGTATTAATAACTAGTGCAGGAAGAAGGACCAAATTAGTGGAATATTTTAAAAATGAATTTAAAGGTGAAGGGAATGTAATCGTTACTGACTGTGATAATAAGGCTCCTACATTGTACATAGCAGATAAATCCTATGTAGTACCTAGAATAGATAACAAGAATTATATACCTACTATAAAAGAAAT from Tissierellales bacterium includes the following:
- a CDS encoding sugar-transfer associated ATP-grasp domain-containing protein, with amino-acid sequence MSPLYKKYLFLRSRVAVIVEDMKSDTKISFIKRMKCVSKGFLSSSYYLYDFKNNDYKDYISEYQRKKTRFINERDAYVLNNKVIFDNIVKEYIKTPTIYSLILKGKVYPHIKEPMISNSESLIDQIKKEGKIVIKPYIDADSGRGIYICEYKEGKILFNGIAVEKEDIDFMIEELDKYIVTEYIEQHKYSEGIYPNSVNTIRILTMEDPHTQEVFIPIAVHRLGTEKTGNVDNWGKGGLSAKVDLDSGILSKATSKPVNNKKIWYSTHPDTGAQIEGVKIPNWDSIKDKVLFLAHQMPYIKYVGWDVLLTKDGEVAIMEANNCSGVNVLQSHRPLLKDERAKSFYKYYNII
- a CDS encoding pyridoxal-phosphate dependent enzyme, which translates into the protein MNLRRKIFKDTPLYKLESFTKNNIYIKRDDMTDPVCGGNKARKLEYFMEEILEKGCDHIVTYGSKESNHCRITAAFAAQHNIPCTLILAKPKINHQINFNGNFFLYHLLDSEIIWTEVDKVSTTIDRIMEDLKNKGYNPYFIPGGGHGNIGTYAYIKAYEEIERQKKQLNINFDYIFLASGTGTTQAGLIVGQKFNENSEKIIGISVARNEERGKEVIYDSIIQYLKDNNMSVDIEKNDINFLDNYIGKGYGDIYNDILETIKTIVKNEGILLDPIYTGKGFYGMLDYIESENINNKNILFIHTGGLPLVFNYAYKFNENQ